One stretch of Leptospira mtsangambouensis DNA includes these proteins:
- a CDS encoding DUF3015 domain-containing protein has product MGKRITSILFLSAAVVAVSMTSTSVEAKKYGMAGCGLGSQVIQTNDKMQIFATTTNGTAYNQTLGITTGTSNCTADGVVKQDKVQELFVTMNYDSLGQEMASGKGEKLESLGNLLGCSNDSISRFGQVTKENYAKLITEDSTPASLLSAVKSEVKSDKILAKSCSQI; this is encoded by the coding sequence ATGGGAAAAAGAATTACCTCAATCCTATTTTTGTCTGCTGCCGTTGTAGCTGTCTCTATGACATCTACTTCTGTAGAAGCAAAAAAATATGGTATGGCTGGTTGTGGACTTGGATCACAGGTGATCCAAACCAACGACAAAATGCAGATCTTTGCTACTACAACAAATGGTACTGCATACAACCAAACACTTGGTATTACAACGGGAACTTCCAATTGTACTGCTGATGGTGTTGTAAAACAAGACAAAGTACAAGAGTTGTTCGTAACAATGAACTACGATTCTCTAGGCCAAGAAATGGCTTCTGGGAAAGGTGAAAAATTAGAGTCTCTTGGAAACCTTCTTGGTTGTTCTAATGATTCTATTTCCCGTTTTGGCCAAGTGACGAAAGAAAACTATGCTAAACTCATCACTGAAGATTCAACACCTGCAAGTTTACTTTCAGCAGTTAAATCAGAAGTTAAAAGCGATAAAATCCTCGCTAAGTCTTGTTCACAAATCTAA
- a CDS encoding serine hydrolase domain-containing protein, whose protein sequence is MKPRSPKNTQSSLKSSVKNKNKEKEESLLPFHPLPLSFPLPASLNRKSKSFFLILNIFIFLQCSSLQEKPKEVYHKDLTVTEKAVLSKIEEVKNSGIKSLSYMYLLGDGVVHSGSLGVDKKGQIQRFKIGSITKLFTGIALLQLQEKGKLKLDDPVSKYLPEVVGMSSRGQKYREITIRDILTHQSGFPSDRASGFFLSPITKDPEILAAFRSLPQTLSQMERNEPGKAHSYSNFGFGLLGIVIERTSGIGIEEYFQKNLFSKAGMKHSTLLELNEGSELVTGYSGLFWKTETLRPVIRDLTAGSLSTTGEDMGLFMKTFFQSKRGNGLLSPSSFFEFHRIQEGPSSNFQMKLGLPVLMEERKSGDKSIWISGHSGSLPPFFADLIYDPESETASFLVGNTLSFATASIRPANKNILDITYEYKTGLKLEDLPLSERKKQNRLDGFYGFYVSPLGIHEVKPGNPPKIEIMGFDFDLVEKDNRFGTNLRLFFGLIPIKEKNLESMRIEFEPWEGTPIFTMYSLNASKGSWGFGVMVKPDYRLPEKSFLTTYHTKDPYSLISRVELKEDKRGFMIATVYYSLGGMENSNQFPCQWEQESSLRVLGFGRNLGERMDLKKVDGKPVLVYSGIQFLAE, encoded by the coding sequence ATGAAGCCTCGTTCCCCAAAAAACACTCAGTCTTCGCTTAAGTCCTCTGTTAAGAACAAAAACAAGGAAAAAGAAGAATCTCTTCTTCCCTTTCATCCCCTGCCATTATCTTTTCCTCTTCCGGCTTCTCTAAATCGTAAATCAAAATCCTTTTTTTTGATTTTAAACATTTTTATTTTCCTACAATGTTCCTCTCTGCAAGAAAAACCAAAAGAGGTATATCATAAAGACTTAACCGTTACGGAGAAAGCGGTGTTGTCCAAAATAGAGGAAGTAAAAAACTCAGGAATCAAATCACTATCGTATATGTATTTGTTAGGTGATGGTGTGGTGCATTCAGGTTCTCTTGGTGTGGACAAAAAAGGCCAGATACAAAGATTTAAAATAGGAAGTATCACAAAATTATTTACTGGGATTGCTCTTTTGCAATTACAAGAAAAAGGCAAACTAAAGTTAGATGATCCTGTTTCCAAATACCTTCCCGAAGTAGTTGGGATGTCTTCTCGGGGACAAAAGTATCGTGAAATCACCATTCGAGACATTTTAACCCACCAATCAGGATTTCCTTCAGATAGGGCTTCTGGTTTTTTTCTATCTCCAATTACTAAGGATCCTGAGATTTTAGCTGCCTTTCGTTCTCTTCCCCAAACACTTTCGCAGATGGAAAGAAACGAACCAGGCAAAGCACATTCCTATTCCAATTTTGGGTTTGGGTTACTTGGAATCGTCATAGAACGAACCTCTGGCATTGGGATAGAAGAGTATTTCCAAAAGAATCTATTTTCCAAAGCAGGAATGAAACACTCCACCTTGTTAGAGTTAAATGAAGGTTCGGAATTAGTGACTGGATATTCGGGTTTGTTTTGGAAAACAGAAACCCTTCGGCCGGTGATCCGTGATTTGACGGCTGGTTCTCTTTCGACAACCGGAGAAGATATGGGTCTTTTTATGAAGACATTCTTTCAAAGTAAAAGAGGGAATGGTCTTCTTTCCCCATCCAGTTTTTTCGAATTCCATCGCATACAAGAAGGACCTAGTTCAAATTTTCAAATGAAGTTAGGCCTTCCCGTTTTGATGGAAGAAAGGAAGAGTGGTGACAAAAGTATTTGGATTTCAGGGCATTCGGGATCACTACCTCCGTTTTTTGCAGATTTGATTTATGATCCAGAATCAGAAACCGCTAGTTTCCTTGTGGGAAACACGCTGAGTTTTGCAACTGCTTCGATTCGACCAGCAAACAAAAATATTTTGGATATAACTTACGAATACAAAACGGGATTAAAATTGGAAGACCTACCTTTGTCTGAACGAAAAAAACAAAATAGGTTAGATGGTTTTTATGGCTTCTATGTTTCTCCTTTGGGAATTCATGAAGTAAAACCAGGAAATCCACCTAAAATAGAAATAATGGGTTTTGACTTTGATTTAGTAGAAAAGGACAATCGATTTGGAACCAACTTACGTTTGTTTTTTGGATTAATCCCAATAAAAGAAAAAAACTTGGAATCCATGCGGATCGAATTTGAACCCTGGGAAGGGACTCCTATTTTTACCATGTATTCATTGAATGCATCCAAAGGAAGTTGGGGTTTTGGAGTTATGGTAAAACCTGACTACCGGTTGCCTGAAAAATCATTTTTGACAACCTATCATACGAAAGACCCGTATTCACTGATCTCACGAGTGGAACTGAAAGAAGACAAACGTGGATTTATGATCGCCACTGTTTATTATTCGTTAGGTGGAATGGAAAATTCTAACCAATTCCCTTGCCAATGGGAACAAGAATCCTCTCTTCGTGTTTTGGGATTTGGTCGTAATTTAGGGGAGAGGATGGATCTGAAAAAAGTGGATGGGAAACCAGTTCTCGTATATTCAGGGATTCAGTTTTTGGCGGAATAG